The genomic region GGTCTCCACCAGGTTCCCGGCCCTGGGTGGAAGCTGCTGGTCGGGGCTGCGCAGCATCACCACCAGCCGCCGTACGGCGCTGAGTGCCTCGGCCCCGGCCCGCTCGATCTCTCCGAGCAACTCCCGCTCCTGCCCGTCGGCGAGCACGACCTGGGCCGCCTGGGTGCGCACCACAACCCCCGTGATGTGGTGGGCGACCAGGTCGTGCAGCTCCCGGGCCAGCGCGAGCCGTTCCCGGTTCCGCGCCGCGATCTGGGCGGCCTCGCGGCGGGCGTCGGCGTCGCGCAGGATCAGTCCGACCGCCACGCCGACACCCCACAGCAGTGCCCACAGGACGGCGACGGTGAGGTTGACCGAGACGAAGCCGTGCCGCAGGACGGGCGCGATGACGACGATCAAGCCGCCGGCCACCGCGATCCCGCCGGCTTGCCGCGGCCGCAGCTGGTGACAGCTCGCTCCGATCAGCAGGATCAAAGCGAGCGTCTCGGTGTCACCGGCGAGCCGTCCGCCCGGCTTGGCGAGAAAGCCAATCAGGCTGCACACCAGCGAGAGGACGATGGCGGCCGTCGCCAGCTGCGCGAGCATGCCCGGCCGCCAGCGCCGGAGTACCGCGAGCACGCCGATCGCCGCGCCCGCGCCGAAGTACAGGATCTCCCCCGCCGGCGGCGAGTCCTCCAGCACCAGGCGTCGGACGACCTGCTCGATGTTCAGGCCGAGCAGGACGACGACTTCGGCGATGAACAGGCCCCGGCGCAACGGCCTGTTGGTGGCGAGGATCACCGAGTCGTCGTCCTTCCGTACTGGGAGTCTGGCGCCCAGGGGATTCGGCGTCAGCGGGGTTCTGCGTCGGCTGTGCAGTGGTAGCTGTGTGTGGGGCGTTGGCCGGTGGTGAGGAAGGTGGTGACGGCGTGTTTGGCGCACTGGTTCTTGCCGGCAGGGTAGACGCCGTGGCCGCCTTGGTCGGCGGTGACCATGGTGGCACGGTGGCCGAAGGCCCGCAGGAGTTTGTGGGCGCCGGCCAGTGGGGTGGCGGGGTCGCGGAGGTTTTGCACCAGCAGCACGTTCGCGGGACCTTGGTCGGTGATGCGGACCGGGGGTTGGGTGGGTTCGGGCCAGAACGCGCAGGGCTGGATGTTGGCGCCGGCCGCGCCGAACAGGGGGTAGCGGATCCGGTCGATGGCGACGTTGCGCTGGTAGGTGTGGACCGAGCGTGGCCAGCGGGAGTCGTTGCAGATGATGTAGTAGCGGGCCGAGATCAGGTTGTCCGCGTCCTGGCCGGCGGTGGTGGCGGTGGTGGTGCCGGCGGGGACCGGTGGTTCCTGGCCGGCGTTCACGGCGCGCCAGATGCCGGCCAGGGTGGGGAACTGCTGCCCGCCGTACATGAAGACGAACGTCAGCAGCCGGAAGGTGGAGCCGTCGATGGTCTGGAGCGGTTTGGTGTCCAGGCGCGCGGCGAGTTGGAAGTATTTCGCGGTGACCTGGGCCGGTGTGCGGCCCAGGCCGTACTCGCGGTGGTTGGCTGCGGCGTACTTGGCGAAGTCGGGGAACCGGTCGGCGAAACCGCGCGCGAACAGGCGGTCGTTGGGGTAGTCCCAGCCGTCGGGGCCGACGTTGCTGTCGAGCACGATCCGGTCGCTGCGGTGCGGGAACAGCGTGGTGTAGACCGCGCCGAGGTGGGTGCCCCAGGAAGCACCGGCGAAGGAGATCTTCGCCTCTCCCAGCGCGACCCGGATCCGATCCATGTCGCGGGCGGTGTTCGCGGTGCTGGTGTGGGGCAGCATCCAGGCCGTCTTCGACGCAGCGCACTGCTGGGCGATCTGCTTGACCTGCGCGGCCCGCTTGGTGACGTCGGCCGCGTGGCGCGCGTACGGCGGAACGTTGCCCGCGGCCTGCTGCTCCACGCTCAGGTCACAGGTCACCGGCGTACTGCGGCCCATGCCACGCGGGTCCATCCCGATCACGTCGTAGCTGTCGCGCACACTCTGCGGCAGACCCATCGCGACCAGAAACGCCGGATAGTTCTGCCCCGGAGACGGCCCACCAGGATTGGTCAGCAACACCCCCCGCCGCTTCTCGGGCTTGGTGCTGGCCAACCGCGACACGGCGATGTCGATCATCCGGCCATCAGGCTTACGGTAATCCAACGGCACCTTCACCGTGCCGCACTGCATCCCCTCCGGAAGCGGCACCGGAGAAATCTCCACCGGACACTTACTCCACTGGATACCACCCGACGGTGATGCTTGCGACGCTGCGGCGCCGATCTTGGAGACTCCCGGGACCAGGGCGGTCACCACCGCGGCAATGGCAACCGTCAGCGGAATGGCTGTGCGTCTCATGTTTCCCTCCGAAAGGCGCTGTGAACGCCGCCAGTCTTCGGGAGTCACTCGTGGCAGACACCCACCCGCAGACCATTTCGCCCGGCCGAAAGTACTAGACGGCCGCGAAGCGGGCTGCGGCTGGTAGCGCTGAGCCGATCGTCAGGTCCAGTAGAGCGAGCGGGCTGCTGGGAGATGATCTGCCAGCGCGATGTCGAACCAGGTGCGCAGCTCACGCATCTCAGCTGCTGTGTACACGTACTTGACGGCGCCGAACTTGCCGAACTTGCGGCTGCGACGCTCAGGGTCCATCTCCAGCTTGGTGCGCGGGTACCAGGACTCCAGCACCTCCTTGCTGCCCGGCGTGAAGCGGTGGGTGATGCACTCGACGGTGAGGTCGGCGTCGGCGGGCAGCGCTGCAGCCGCCGACTCGAGCAGCGCGGTGTACTGCTCGCGCCAGCCCTCCACCGGCATGATCGGAGCAATCGTCAGCCCCACCGGGTAGCCGGCGCGGGCCAGCGCACCCAGTCCCGCGAGGCGGACAGCGACCGGATCGGTGCCGCCCTCGAACCGGCCCGCGACGCTGTCGGCGTTGACCGAGGCACGGATGCGGGTGCGGCCGCCGTGCGGAAGGTCGAGCAGGCCGTCGACGGCGCCGTACTTGGTCGTCGCCCGCAGCTGCACCGGCCCGGGAAACGCGTGGGTGCCGACGTGCGTAATGGCCGCGGCGAGGCTGCCCGTCACCGGCTCGATACCGAGCGGATCGGTGTAGCAGGACGCCTCGTACGTCGTGCCCTCGCCGGCCCGCGCGGTACGGGTGGAGGTGACGGTGCCGCGCCCGACATAGGCGTCCATGCCGGCGAGAATGTCGTCGAGATCGGCGTACACGCGGGTGATCGGCGGCCCGCTGAGCGACCCTGCCAGGTAGCAGTACTGGCAGTGGGCGGGGCAGCCGCGGGCCAGGTCGAGTCGCCAGTCGGCGCTGGGCGCAATCGGCTGCAGTTTGCGTGCCGAGGGCGGACTGACCACGACGGCGAGCGTGGCCTTGGCCCGGGCGTAGGCTGCGCGCTCGTCCTCGCCGCCGAGCCCGCTGATGCGGTCCGAGCGCAGCAACGTGATGTCGGTGACGCCGGCGGCCTCGACCCGGGCGAGCACCTCGCGGGTGTGCGCGCGCTCGCCGGCCGAGCGCGTGACGAGCACGTGCTTGGGAGTCCACAGCTTCGGGCGGCGGGTGAACCGGAGATGTCCATTACCTTGTACAACACCGGGCCGAGCCTCGGGATGCCGTTCTGCGGTCTGCTGCGGGCGTGACCCGCGCCACCCCGGTGAGCGCCGATCCCGAAGGGCTCCCGACGTCAGCCTGACCGTGAGGATGGGCCGAGATAGGTCGCGCTCGGAGCTCCGGTATGGGCAGAGCGTTCGACCACGGCATCGACGGCGTAGACCTGCTGGATCAGAGTCGCGGTCAAGACCTCCGCCGGAGCTCCAGTGGCGACCACCCGGCCCTGGGCGAGCACCGCGAGTCGATCGCAGAACCGCGCGGCCAGGTTGAGGTCGTGCAGCGCTGTCACGACCGTGAGCCCGAGGCCGCGCAGGAGGGTGAGCGTCTCGAGTTGGTAGCGGATGTCGAGGTGGTTCGTCGGCTCGTCGAGCACGATGGTTTCCGGCTCCTGGGCCAAGGCCCGGGCGAGCTGGGCGCGCTGCCGTTCGCCGCCGGACAGGGTTTGCCACGAACGGTCGCGGTAGGCACTCATTCCGGTCACCGCGAGGGCGTAGTCGATCGCGGCGTGGTCGGCCCGGCCGAGTGGGGCGAAGGTACCGCGGTACGGCGTACGGCCGAGCGCGACGGTCTCGTCCACCGTGATGTCGGAGTGGACCTCCGGCGACTGCTCGACGATCGCCAGTCGCCGTGCGACGGTACGCCGGGCGGCGCCCCGCAGCGGCTGTCCGCCGAGCAGGACGGTCCCCCGGTCCGGGCGCCGAAGGCCGGCCAGGATGCGAAGCAGCGAGGTTTTGCCCGCACCGTTGGGACCGAGCACACCGAGCACCTCCCCCGCGCGCGCTTCGAGGTCCACTCCGTCGAGGATGCGGACACCGCCGGCCGTCCAGTCGATGCCGGAGGCAACCACGGCGGTCACTGCCGGGCCGCCTTGCGCAGCACGAGCGCGAACACCGGCGCGCCGATCAGCGCGGTGATCACCCCGACCGGGACCTCCCGCGGCGAGAACGCTGTCCGGGCAAACGCGTCGACCCAGATCAGGAAGATCGCCCCGCCGAGACCCGTCAGCGGCAGCAGCAACCGATGTGTGCCCCCGGCAAGCAACCGCGCGATGTGCGGCACCAGCAGCCCGATGAAGCCGATCGCGCCGGAGGCCGCCACGGCCGCCGCGGTCATCACGGCGGTGAGCACCATCAGCACGACCCTGACCTTGGTGACGTCGATCCCCAGCGAGGCAGCGGTGTCCCAGCCGAAAACGAACGCGTCCAGCGCGGGAGCGAAGAACAGGCAGCACAGGGCGCCGGCCACGATGACCACGGCAGCGACCGTCAGCGAGGGCCATCGCGCACCGCCGAGCGAACCGAGCAACCAGTACGTGAAGGCCCGCGTGGCGTCCGCGTCACCGTCGAGCATCAGCACCAGCGAGGTGAGCGCCGAGAAGAACTGCGACACCAGTACGCCGGTCAGCACCACCCGCGCGGGGTTGGACACCCGTCCACCACCGATGAGCAGCAGCACGATCGCGAACGCCGCCAAGGCGCCGGCGAAAGCCCCCGTCGACAGCGTGACGGCGCCGGATCCGAGGCCCAGGATCATCACCGACACCGCGCCCGTCGAGGCCCCTGAGCTGACCCCGAGCAGGTACGGCTCGGCGAGCGGATTGCGGGTGATCGACTGCAACACCGCGCCGCAGACCGACAAGCCCAGTCCGATCACGCCCGCGAGCAGCACGCGGGGCAGCCGCGACTCCCAGATCAGCGCGTCGATCAGCGGAGACGGCGCCGGAACGGGTGCCAGGTCGCCGAGCCGGAGATGACGCAGGATGATGCCCAGGACGTCGGCAGCGCCGATGTTCGCCGTACCGACGAACGCCGCCACCACAATCGAGACCAGCAGTGCGCCGCCGAACGAACCGATGAGCAAGGTCGAGCGCATCCGGCCGGCAAATCCCCGCCGGCCGGCCACCGGCTCCGGGTCGACGGTGTCGGCCGAGGGCGCCTTCAGGAGCTTGGTCATCGCCGCGCGAACACCACGACGTCGTCGTAGTGCCGCCAAATGGTCCCTGTCTCGCCGAACCCCGCGGCTCCGAGCGCCTGCAGGTGCAGCCCGAGCGGCGCATGCGGAGTAGGCGGCCGGTCCGCGAACCTGCGTTCGCGCTCGGCCAGCCGCTGCCCGAGCTCGGGGATCTCCACGGCGTCGGTCCACCACTCGTCCCAGGTCTGCGCTCCCCCGTCGTGCGCCAAGCGCTGAGTCTGCTCGTCATCCAGGGCGGCCAGTTCGGTGAGGAACGGCTGGGACCGCGGGTCGTAGCGCAGGTGATCGGCGTTCATGAACACGCCGTCCGTCGGCAGCAGCTCCCCGAGAGTCGCGTAGACGGCGACGAGCTCAGCCGGCTTCAGCCAGTGCAGAGCGGTCGACGACACGGCAGCGTGCACCGGGCCGGCCGGCAACTGCCTCACCCAAGCTGCTCCGGCGAGGTCCGCGTCGACCGCGGTGAAGCGGTCGCCGTACCGGCCGGTGAGCCAGGTCTCGGCGAGCGCGAGCAGGACAGGGTCGTAGTCGAGGCCGATCACGCGAGCCCCGGAGAAGCGCTCCAGGATCCGCCCGGCGAGACTTCCCGGACCGCACGCCAGGTCGAGCACGGTCAGCCCCGCGCCGTCGGCGGTGAACTCGTCCGACCCGGCACAGAGCTGCGCCAGCACGTCCCCCATGATCGCGAAGCGCTGCTCGCGGTGGTTGATGTAGGCGGCCTGCTGGTCGTCCCAGCGCTGGATGAGCCGCTCGATCGGCTTCGGCGTCCCGGTCATCGCGGCGCGCCCAGCCGCACGAGTCCCTGCGCGACCGCGGAGATCGCCTCGACACTGTGGATCGAGGGATCCATCGCCTGCCCTGGTACGACGATGAAGCGGTCGTTGCGAACGGCGTCCATCTTGTTCGTCAACGGGTCGCGCTTGAGGAACGCGATCTTCTCCTTGGCCGTGTCGCCCGGGTACCCACGGGTCAGGTCCGCCAGCACGATCGCGTCCGGTTTCCGCGCCGCGATCTCGTCCCAGCTGACCTCGGGCCACTTGGTCGAGGCATCGTCGAACAGGTTCTCGGCTCCGAGCATCTCCGTCACCGTCTGCGGCAGACCGCCCGGGCCTGCCACCGACGGCGTGGCCGACGACGCCGCGGTCGAGTAGAACCACACCAGCTTGGGCTTACCGGCGACCTTCTGCGCGAGTTCCTGGCCCTGGTCCACGACCGCCTGCTGATCGGCGACCAGCTTCTCCCCCGCCTCCCGGACACCGAAGATCCGGGCGATCGCCCGGATCTCGTCGAACAGCATCTCGAACTTCGCACCGCCCGCCACGGACGCGTGGTAGGTGCAGTCGAACTCGGTCAGGTACGTCGGCACCCCGAGCTTGTGCAGCTCGGCCCGCTCGCCGGCGTTCTGCGCGGTCAAGAACGAGGCGAACGACGAGTAGACAAAGTCCGGCTGCGCCTCGAGCAGCGTCTCGTGCTTGAGCAAACCCTTGCTGAGCAGCGGAACCTTCCGGTACGCCGCCGCGATGTCGGCCGGCACCGGATCGGTCTCGTACGCCGTACCGGCCAGCCGGTCGCCGAGCCCCAGCCGGATCATGATCTCCGTCGCGGACTGGTTGAGCGACACCGCCCGAGTGGGCGCGCGCGGCACGGTCACCTTCGACCCACAGTTGTCGTAGCTGAGCGGGTAGGCGTCCGTCCCGTCCTGCGCGCCGGCCGCCTCGACGGTGGCGGGGGCCTCGGTGCCACCGCACCCCGCGACGGCGAGTAGCGCAGCAGTCACTACGCTAATGATAGTCGTTTTCATTTTCACGACCGGAGCTTAACCGGTCATCCCGGCACCTGGTCAAGGTCGCGTGACGGACCGCACGGCGACGACGCGGAGCCCGTCTGGCCGTTAGCTGTCAGGGGCGCCTCGGTGCGCAACTGCTGGGCAGAATGCTTCCGATGAGGCGGTTCGAATGATCGACTGGCGGCAGGCTCTGCCCGCGGCGCTGACGAGCTTGCTCGCGCTCGTGGGCGGCATCGTGCTGCTCGCCCACCCCTCCGACTTCGCCGCGGATCCGGTCATCCGGCTGCTCGTCATTGGGTTCATGGCCCTCTGCGCTTCGCTCTTGGTTCTGTTCGGCCTTCGGGTGCTGGGCGCATCGGACCGAGCAGTTCGCGGGGTGATCCCGGCCGGAACTCTGACCATGCTCGCCTGCCTGGTGGCCGCGCTCCACCTGAAGGGCCAGCTCTGGGGAAGCCTGATCGTCATCGTTGCCGAGCTCATCGGCCTCGTCGCCGTCGGCACCGTATGGACCCTGCTCCACCGCCGCCGAAGGCGCCGCAAACCGTCTGAAAGCGGTACCGGCCGCGAATGACGGCGCAGCGTCCGCGCGGACCGAGTGGCGGAACCCGCTCCAGATCGGCGACCTCCCGCGCACGCTGCCTTGCTGTCAGCTTGAGGACAACCCGGCCGTCGACGCGCGCGATCCCCGTACGTTGGCCGGGTGCGGACTCCTCTGGTGACATCGCTCATCTCAACGCTCATCCTGGCGGTGAGCGCATGCTCGGCTGAAAAGGGCTCAGCAGAGCAACCACCCCCGCCCGAACCGACGCAGACGCCGACGCCGACGCCGCTACCGAAACGCGAACTGGTCGTCTGGGCCGACACGATGTGCTCGGCGGTCGCGCGACTCGACAACGAACGCGCTGCACTGACGACGATGAACGCAGAGCTGAAGGAGCCGAACTTCGGGTCGATGGCGGCCTACTCCTACCTCAGCGGCAAGGCATCCGCGATCGAATCGCTCGTCGGCACCCTGGCCGAACTGAAGCCCAGCAGCAACGCCGCGGCGGACAAGCTCGCCGCGGAGTACCGACGCAAACTGGCGGCGATCAGCCCGCAGGTCACCTCCCTGGCCGGCGCTTTCGGCGACAGCTACAACCTGCCACTCGCCGAGCAGGTCCGCCGAGCCCGGCAGGTCGGTGCCTTGATCGCGACCGTCAAGCCGACCGGGCCCGACCTCCCCACGCTGATCAAGACCGATCCGGCCCTCGCCGTCGCGTACCACCTCGCGCCTAGCTGCACGCCGCTGTCCCCGTCGCCCTCGACCAGCAGCACCGCACCGACTACACCGCCGACCACTCCGCTACCGCTCGCAGCCGACGGCGAGAACTACCAGGCCTGCACCGACGGCAACTGCGAGGTACTGGTGAAACAGTCCGCCAGATTCGCAGTCAAGGGCAAGCTCCTCACGGTCACGGTGACCAACGGCGAGGTGAACGTGAGCAACCGAGAAGCGGACGGATCGGGCTTCACCACGGGCCTGACCGAGCAAGGTGGCAGCAAGTGGGGCTCAGCCGGCTCGATGACCGAGGGGAAGGTCAGCGGCCGCAACGCAACCGCGGCCGTACTTCGCTTCACCTCCGGACCATAGGAGTGCACCATAGACACCCAACCCCGCCTCGCCCGCGGTTGCCCGGGTGTCGGCTGCCGTCGCGGGCGTAGTACCGGCCGAAAGTACGGTCGCCGACCGCGGCGACCGTGCTTTGGGTTGGTGCTGCGCCCGCGGTGGAATTCCAGGATGAGAGCATGCCCAACGCAGACTCTCCTCCGGTGTTCCGTGCCCGGGGCTTGACCAAAAAGTACGGCCGTCGCGGCAAGCTCGCCCTCGACGGCGTCGACCTGAGCATCCCTCCCGGCCGGGTGATCGGCCTGGTCGGCCCGAACGGCGCCGGCAAGTCGACACTGCTGCATCTCGCCTGTGGCCTGATCGAACCGACCGCCGGCTCGTTGACCGTGCTGGGTTCGACGCCGGCGGCGAACGCTTCGCACCTGGCGCGCGTCGGCTTTGTCGCGCAGAACACGCCGGTCTACGGCTCGTTCACCGTGGCCGAGCATCTGGCGCTCGGCCAGAAGCTGAACCCAGCCTGGGATTCCGCCCTCGCCCAACGGCGGATCCGCCAGGTGGGACTGAACCCCAGCCAGAAGGCGGGCCATCTCTCCGGTGGTCAGCGAGCGCAACTCGCGTTGACGATCGCGGCGGCCAAGCGGCCCGAGCTGCTGATCTTCGACGAGCCCGCGGCAGCGCTGGATCCGCTCGCCCGTCAGGGGTTTCTGCAGAACCTGATGGAGTTCGTGCGCGAACTCGGCGCCAGCGCGGTCCTGTCCTCGCACCTGCTCGGCGACATCGAGCAGGTCTGCGACTACCTCATCGTGCTGTGCGACTCGCAGGTGCAGCTGGCCGGTGACACTCGTGACCTGCTGGCCGGCCACGCCCGACTGGTGGCGCCTCGCGCCGACTTCGACCGGCTGCCCCCGAGCGTCGAGGTGATCTCGGTCGAGCACAGCGCCGACCACAGCAGCGCGATCGTCCGCACCGGCCTCACATCCGGCCCGCTGCACCCGGTGTCGCTCGAAGAACTCGTCCTCGCCTACATGACCCGGGCTGCCGCCGGGGTCGAGGCCGCGAACTGGGAGGTCGCGCGATGATCTGGCTGACCCTGCGGCAGTTCCGCATCCAGGCCCTCGTCGGCGCCGGCGCGCTGGCCGTCGTCACGGCGTACCTCCTGTACTACGGCGGCGAGATCCGCGACGGGTACGACGTCTACCGAGCCAGTTGCCGCAGCGTGGCCGACTGCGCCCAGGCGACGAGTCAGTTCCGCAGCGCTCACCAGAACACCCTGTTGTTCCTCGCGACCGGGCTTGCCCTGGTTCCGGCCGTGATCGGAGCGTTCTGGGGCGCACCGATGATCGCCCGGGAACTCGAGAACGGCACGCACCGGCTGGTGTGGAACCAGAGCGTCACCCGTCGGCGCTGGCTTCTCACCAAGCTCTTGCTGGTCGGTACGGCGGCCCTCGTGCTCACCGGTGGCTGCGCCGCTGCGCTGACCTGGGCGGCCCAGCCGTTCGACGAGGTCGTCCAGGACGACTTCCAGGCGTTCGTCTTCGGCGCGCGCAACATCGCGCCGATCGGCTACGCCGCGCTGGCTTTCACGTTCGGCACGGTCGTCGGACTCGTCCTGCGCCGGACGCTGCCCGCGATGGCCGTGACGCTCGTCGTCTTCATCGCCTTCCAGTTCTTCTTCCCTACCGTGATCCGGCCCGGTCTGCTGCCGGCCGACAAGATCACGCTGCCGATCACGGCCGCAGCCGTCAACCAGGCGCAGAGCCTGGGCAGCATCGGCGGGGGCTCCGTCGTCAACGGCCTGAAGATCCCGGGCGCGCCGGACGCGTGGATCGCCGAGACCAGCCCGATGCGCACCGCGGACGGCAAGGATCTCGACGGGACCCGGTTCAACAAGTGTCTCGACAGCCCGCCCAAGACGGGCGCGAGCGGCACGTTCGGCGACGCGGCGGTATGCCTGGCCAAGCTCGGCCTTCACGTCGATGTGCGCTATCACCCGCGCAGCCGCTACTGGCCGCTGCAGTGGCTGGAGACCGGGACCTACCTGGTGATCAGCGGACTGCTCACTGCGTTCGGCCTGTGGCGGATCCGTCGCCGGGCGAGCTGACCAGGTGGTTCTCCCAGGCCCAGACCGCGATCTCGGTCCGGTTGCGCACCCCGAGCTTGGCCTGGATCGCCGCCAGGTGACTCTTGACGGTACTGAGTGAGATGAACAGTTCGGCGGCGATCTCCTGGTTGGTGCGGCCTCGCGCGATCGCCCGCACCACCTCGAGCGCCCGCCCGGACAGCTCTGGCGACGGCATCCCACGACCGCGGGGTGCCGTCGCGTTCAGGTGGCTGAGCAGCCGCAGGGTGATCGACGGCGAGACCAGTGCCTCGCCGTTGCAGGCGGCGCGCACAGCCTCGACCAGCAGGGCCGGCCCGGCGTCCTTGACGACGAAGCCGGCCGCACCGCCGCGCAGCGCGCCGTACACGTACTCGTCGAGGTCGAACGTGGTAACCACGACGACGCGGATCGGATCCTTGACCTGCGGGCCGGCCAGTGCGCGCGTGACCTCGAGCCCGTCGAGTTTGGGCATCCTGATGTCGACCAGGCACACGTCCGGCCGCAACCGCCTGGCCAGTTCGATCGCCTCGGCGCCGTCCGCGGCCTCCCCGACGACGGTGATGTCGGGCTGGTCTTCCAGGATCAGCCGCAGCCCTCTACGGATCATCGCCTGGTCGTCGGCGAGCAGAACCTTGAGGGTCATCTCGGCTCCTCGATGGGCAAGCTCCTGGCGGGCGCGGTTCGGTGGGGAACAGGCAGGGTGGCGCGGACCGACCAGCCCGGTACGCCGGGCCGCGGGCCGGCGTACAGGAAGCCGCCGAGCGTTTCGACGCGTTCGCGCATGCCGATCAGTCCGTACCCCGCGCGGTGGTGAAGGCGGCCCGGATTCGCAGGGGCGTTGTCGGCGACCTCAACGGTGACCGCTTCGGCGTCGCGGGCGACAGTGACGTCGAGCGAAGTGGCGTGGCTCGCGTGTCGCAGGACGTTGGTCAGCGCCTCCTGCACGATCCGGTGGACGGTACTGGTCACTTCCGGCGGCCAGTCGCTCTCGTCGTCGGGCATGGTCAGGTGCACCGGCGGGCCTTGCCGGCTGAAGCGTTCGACCAGTGCGGTCAAGCCTTCAGGCCTGGGCGTGGCGGGGGCTGCGTCGTCGGTGTCGCGCAACAGCCCGAGGACACGGCGCATCGCTGCCATGGCCTCGGTACCAGCAGCTTCGATCTCGATCAGCGATTCGGGCACCTTCTCCGGAGTACGCCGGGCGATGACCTGCGTCGCCTGCGTCTGGATCAGCATGCCGGTGACGTGGTGCGCCACGATGTCGTGCAGTTCCCGGGCAAGCTCCAGCCGCTCGGCCCGGCGTACCCGGTCGGCGAGGTTCCTGGCGCGGTCGTCGAGTCTGCGCAGCAACAGGCCGGTCCCGACGCCCGCAAGCCAGGCGGCTGCGGCGATGGCAGGGACCGCCGACGCGGGCTTGACGGCGAACTGGCCGGCGACGATCAGCAGGCCGGCGCCGGCGATGGCCCCGGCCTGCACGGGCGACAGAGCTCGTACTGCGGATCCGATGAGCACCGCCAAGCCGAGCACCAAGGCAGGTCCCAGACCGACGGGCAGCCGGGTGTCGGGCAGCAGCGGAACGAGGACCGCCAGCGCGGCCACGACGAGACCCGCGACCGCGGTCCAGAAGCGTTCCCGCCGGCGCACGAGCGCGACGCCACACACCACGACGGCGGCGACACAACCGGGAACCCAGTACGCCGCTCCCCAGGTCTGGGCGACCGCGAGCGACTGCACGGCGATGGCGACCAGGAAGGCGACCCCGAGCCCGGCGGTGGACAGGACCCCGACCCATCGGTCCGGAATGGTCACAAAGCTCAGACTACCGACTCACCGGCCAGGGCCTGGGGACGGCGAACGCGATCGAGAACGCGCAAGACCGGTCCCACGACGAGCGCGGCGACCATCCCCGTCGTGGCCAGGACCGTCACGGCAGTGGAGCCCTCGAACCAGGTGGCCCCGACGATCACGACGCCACCCACGGCGACCGCCGCGACCTGGCCGATCGGAAGCGTCCTGATCGCCGAACCGACGAGCACTGCCAAAGCCAGCGCCGTAACGGGCGCCGGCTCCTGCGGCAGATCCTCCGCGGCACTGAGCGACACGGCGACGGCAATCCCCGTCACGGCGAGGCCTGCAATCGTCGTCAGGAGCAACTGCCGCTCGCGCAGCAGCGCGAGGCCGCCGACGACGACCGAGACCGCAGAACAGAACACCCAGGAGGTGCCGCCCCAACTGGTCATCAGCATGAACGCCGTCCAGGCGATCCCCAGCACGAACACGATGGCGAGCCCGAGGTCGTACAACTTGCGAGTCATGCTGCTCAGGCTAGAAATCCTGCGCAGGCAGGGAACCGGCCAAAAGTACGGTCGCCCCTGGCGGCGCCCATGCTTTGGGTCAGTTCTGCAGGTCCGGAACGGCGGGTGGACTGGCCGCACTCAGCACATCGCGTCGGCCCCCTGAGCTTTCCATCGGTCTCCGACCCGCTACTTCAGTTCAGCGGAGGTCTTCCCGAGCAACCTGCGCGCGACGATCAACTGCTGAATCTGCTGCGTGCCCTCGAAAATGTCCAGGATCTTGCCGGTGCGCA from Kribbella flavida DSM 17836 harbors:
- a CDS encoding response regulator, with the protein product MTLKVLLADDQAMIRRGLRLILEDQPDITVVGEAADGAEAIELARRLRPDVCLVDIRMPKLDGLEVTRALAGPQVKDPIRVVVVTTFDLDEYVYGALRGGAAGFVVKDAGPALLVEAVRAACNGEALVSPSITLRLLSHLNATAPRGRGMPSPELSGRALEVVRAIARGRTNQEIAAELFISLSTVKSHLAAIQAKLGVRNRTEIAVWAWENHLVSSPGDGSATGRTQ
- a CDS encoding ABC transporter substrate-binding protein, which translates into the protein MTAALLAVAGCGGTEAPATVEAAGAQDGTDAYPLSYDNCGSKVTVPRAPTRAVSLNQSATEIMIRLGLGDRLAGTAYETDPVPADIAAAYRKVPLLSKGLLKHETLLEAQPDFVYSSFASFLTAQNAGERAELHKLGVPTYLTEFDCTYHASVAGGAKFEMLFDEIRAIARIFGVREAGEKLVADQQAVVDQGQELAQKVAGKPKLVWFYSTAASSATPSVAGPGGLPQTVTEMLGAENLFDDASTKWPEVSWDEIAARKPDAIVLADLTRGYPGDTAKEKIAFLKRDPLTNKMDAVRNDRFIVVPGQAMDPSIHSVEAISAVAQGLVRLGAPR
- a CDS encoding metal transporter, coding for MYDLGLAIVFVLGIAWTAFMLMTSWGGTSWVFCSAVSVVVGGLALLRERQLLLTTIAGLAVTGIAVAVSLSAAEDLPQEPAPVTALALAVLVGSAIRTLPIGQVAAVAVGGVVIVGATWFEGSTAVTVLATTGMVAALVVGPVLRVLDRVRRPQALAGESVV
- a CDS encoding ABC transporter permease subunit; translation: MIWLTLRQFRIQALVGAGALAVVTAYLLYYGGEIRDGYDVYRASCRSVADCAQATSQFRSAHQNTLLFLATGLALVPAVIGAFWGAPMIARELENGTHRLVWNQSVTRRRWLLTKLLLVGTAALVLTGGCAAALTWAAQPFDEVVQDDFQAFVFGARNIAPIGYAALAFTFGTVVGLVLRRTLPAMAVTLVVFIAFQFFFPTVIRPGLLPADKITLPITAAAVNQAQSLGSIGGGSVVNGLKIPGAPDAWIAETSPMRTADGKDLDGTRFNKCLDSPPKTGASGTFGDAAVCLAKLGLHVDVRYHPRSRYWPLQWLETGTYLVISGLLTAFGLWRIRRRAS
- a CDS encoding sensor histidine kinase, which encodes MTIPDRWVGVLSTAGLGVAFLVAIAVQSLAVAQTWGAAYWVPGCVAAVVVCGVALVRRRERFWTAVAGLVVAALAVLVPLLPDTRLPVGLGPALVLGLAVLIGSAVRALSPVQAGAIAGAGLLIVAGQFAVKPASAVPAIAAAAWLAGVGTGLLLRRLDDRARNLADRVRRAERLELARELHDIVAHHVTGMLIQTQATQVIARRTPEKVPESLIEIEAAGTEAMAAMRRVLGLLRDTDDAAPATPRPEGLTALVERFSRQGPPVHLTMPDDESDWPPEVTSTVHRIVQEALTNVLRHASHATSLDVTVARDAEAVTVEVADNAPANPGRLHHRAGYGLIGMRERVETLGGFLYAGPRPGVPGWSVRATLPVPHRTAPARSLPIEEPR
- a CDS encoding ABC transporter ATP-binding protein is translated as MPNADSPPVFRARGLTKKYGRRGKLALDGVDLSIPPGRVIGLVGPNGAGKSTLLHLACGLIEPTAGSLTVLGSTPAANASHLARVGFVAQNTPVYGSFTVAEHLALGQKLNPAWDSALAQRRIRQVGLNPSQKAGHLSGGQRAQLALTIAAAKRPELLIFDEPAAALDPLARQGFLQNLMEFVRELGASAVLSSHLLGDIEQVCDYLIVLCDSQVQLAGDTRDLLAGHARLVAPRADFDRLPPSVEVISVEHSADHSSAIVRTGLTSGPLHPVSLEELVLAYMTRAAAGVEAANWEVAR